The Athene noctua chromosome 11, bAthNoc1.hap1.1, whole genome shotgun sequence genome has a segment encoding these proteins:
- the LOC141964626 gene encoding UAP56-interacting factor-like isoform X2 — MEAAGPQPGPGPAAEPQPGAEEIDMSLDDIIKRHRKEQTDASAAGDRRRQQVKNRNSAYGYGRPRFHAWMQRNLQGPNRFRRGFGQQQYNRRQFRNGVPGPRRRAAAALNGVSPLNRQPSAQEGNKNNDAFSKSSSSGQPEGRRRPPPGPKRFRAAAASTHTPGRRPFLLNRAPAFQQKRMQQRFSKANFQRGMDANGEGKPPRMRRWQVKPSPGAVLTVSVANPQAGQTSAPGSKRPFLRSQRPPLRATKPQPRGVLLRFNFRAMANQTSLTLDERFSGLRNKRRFTAARNAGRTVTMP, encoded by the exons atggaggcggcggggccgcagcCCGGGCCGGGTCCCGCGGCGGAGCCGCAGCCGGGAGCCGAGGAGATCGATATGTCCCTGG ATGACATCATAAAACGCCACAGGAAAGAGCAAACAGATGCCAGCGCCGCAGGGGACAGGCGAAGGCAGCAGGTCAAGAACAGGAATTCGGCATATGGGTACGGGCGGCCCCGTTTCCATGCCTGGATGCAGAGGAATTTGCAAG GACCTAACCGCTTTAGAAGAGGGTTTGGACAACAACAATACAATCGGAGACAATTTAGGAATGGTGTGCCCGGTCCCAGGAGAAGAGCAGCTGCTGCATTAAATGGAGTGAGCCCTTTAAATCGCCAGCCATCGGCTCAAGAG GGCAACAAGAACAACGATGCTTtctccaaaagcagcagcagtgggcagcCAGAGGGACGGCGACGGCCACCCCCAGGCCCCAAGAGATTCAGAGCAGCTGCCGCCAGCACCCACACCCCGGGGAGAAG GCCTTTCCTGCTGAACAGGGCACCAGCCTTCCAGCAGAAGCGGATGCAGCAGCGGTTCTCCAAAGCGAACTTTCAGAGAGGG aTGGATGCTAACGGAGAAGGGAAACCACCAAGGATGAGAAG GTGGCAAGTGAAACCCAGCCCTGGAGCAGTTCTGACGGTTTCTGTGGCTAATCCCCAGGCAGGCCAGACCAGTGC GCCTGGATCCAAGCGCCCGTTCCTGCGAAGTCAGAGGCCCCCGCTGCGGGCCACCAAGCCCCAGCCCAGGGGGGTGCTGCTGAGATTCAACTTCCGTGCAATGGCCAACCAG ACCAGCCTGACACTGGATGAGAGGTTCTCTGGTCTGAGGAATAAGAGGCGCTTTACAGCAGCCAGGAACGCCGGCCGGACGGTCACCATGCCTTAG
- the LOC141964626 gene encoding UAP56-interacting factor-like isoform X1: MEAAGPQPGPGPAAEPQPGAEEIDMSLDDIIKRHRKEQTDASAAGDRRRQQVKNRNSAYGYGRPRFHAWMQRNLQGPNRFRRGFGQQQYNRRQFRNGVPGPRRRAAAALNGVSPLNRQPSAQEGNKNNDAFSKSSSSGQPEGRRRPPPGPKRFRAAAASTHTPGRSRPFLLNRAPAFQQKRMQQRFSKANFQRGMDANGEGKPPRMRRWQVKPSPGAVLTVSVANPQAGQTSAPGSKRPFLRSQRPPLRATKPQPRGVLLRFNFRAMANQTSLTLDERFSGLRNKRRFTAARNAGRTVTMP; encoded by the exons atggaggcggcggggccgcagcCCGGGCCGGGTCCCGCGGCGGAGCCGCAGCCGGGAGCCGAGGAGATCGATATGTCCCTGG ATGACATCATAAAACGCCACAGGAAAGAGCAAACAGATGCCAGCGCCGCAGGGGACAGGCGAAGGCAGCAGGTCAAGAACAGGAATTCGGCATATGGGTACGGGCGGCCCCGTTTCCATGCCTGGATGCAGAGGAATTTGCAAG GACCTAACCGCTTTAGAAGAGGGTTTGGACAACAACAATACAATCGGAGACAATTTAGGAATGGTGTGCCCGGTCCCAGGAGAAGAGCAGCTGCTGCATTAAATGGAGTGAGCCCTTTAAATCGCCAGCCATCGGCTCAAGAG GGCAACAAGAACAACGATGCTTtctccaaaagcagcagcagtgggcagcCAGAGGGACGGCGACGGCCACCCCCAGGCCCCAAGAGATTCAGAGCAGCTGCCGCCAGCACCCACACCCCGGGGAGAAG CAGGCCTTTCCTGCTGAACAGGGCACCAGCCTTCCAGCAGAAGCGGATGCAGCAGCGGTTCTCCAAAGCGAACTTTCAGAGAGGG aTGGATGCTAACGGAGAAGGGAAACCACCAAGGATGAGAAG GTGGCAAGTGAAACCCAGCCCTGGAGCAGTTCTGACGGTTTCTGTGGCTAATCCCCAGGCAGGCCAGACCAGTGC GCCTGGATCCAAGCGCCCGTTCCTGCGAAGTCAGAGGCCCCCGCTGCGGGCCACCAAGCCCCAGCCCAGGGGGGTGCTGCTGAGATTCAACTTCCGTGCAATGGCCAACCAG ACCAGCCTGACACTGGATGAGAGGTTCTCTGGTCTGAGGAATAAGAGGCGCTTTACAGCAGCCAGGAACGCCGGCCGGACGGTCACCATGCCTTAG